Within Sphingomonas piscis, the genomic segment CGACGGTCCGGGCTATGAGGAGAAATTCTACTTTCGCCCTGGCAACACCGGTTTCAAAGTGTGGAATGGGCCGGAAAGGGCAACGCTAGGCGTCGGCGTCTGCTGGGACCAATGGTATCCCGAGACTGCGCGCGCGATGATGCTGATGGGGGCAGAAATCCTCTTTTACCCAACTGCGATCGGCTCCGAGCCCCATGACCCTGACCTTGATACGTCACGGCTGTGGCGGCGGGCGATGGTCGGTCATGCGGTTTCCAATGTCGTCCCCGTGATCGCCGCCAACCGCATCGGCACCGAGTGCGGCCAGCGCTTCTACGGCCACAGCTTCATCTGCGATGAGCGCGGCGACATGCTCGCCGAGTTTGGCGCCGAGGAGACCGGCGTGTTGGTCGCCGAGCTGGACCTCGCCGCCGCCCGCAAGCACCGCGCCGCCTTCGGCTTCTTCAGGGACAGACGGCCGGAGCTTTACGGACGCCTTGTCGAAGACGTTTAGAAGGACAGTCCTATGAAGAAGCTGACGCTCTCTCTTGTTGCCGCAAGCATACTGTCTGCCGCTCCGGGAAGCGCATCCGCGCCTGCCCCGCGCATCGCGGTCAAGACGGTCGACCAGCTCGCCCCGCTACCACTGCCCTATAACGAAGCCGCCAACGGCACTCGCGACGTCGTTCAGACGAGGGCGCGCGCCAAGAAGAATGGCAAGCTTCTGCTCATCGATCTGGGCGGCAACTGGTGTCTAGATTGCCGTATTCTCGCCGGCGTGATGGAACGCCCTGAAATGCGGACCTTCCTCCGCCGCCATTATGAGGTGGTCACGGTGGACGTTGGCCGCTTCGACAAGAACATGGCGATTCCCCAGCACTACGGGATCAAGAAGCTTGCAGGCGTTCCCGCCGTCCTGATCGTCGATCCCCGCACCGACCGCCTGATCAATGCCGGCCGAGTGACCGCCTTAGCCGACGCACGAACGCTTAGTCCGCAGGCGCTCGCCGATTGGCTGGCCCGTTGGACCCGCTAGGGCTGTAGCTCCAGCGCACGAGCGAACACGCGCTCGAACATCTCAGCGTTGAGGCGGTTCGTATTCTGATTGTAGCGGGAGCAATGGTAGCTCGACAGCAGGATGCGGCCGTCGGCTGCTTGTGCCTCGGCACCATGCCGGAACTTCACCGCCGACGGCTTCACGCCGACAGCCCTGGCAGCGGCGACGTGAGCGATTTGACCGAGTGCGAGTAGCACCCGAACCTTCGGAAGCGCCATCAACGATGCTTCGAAATAGCGGCGGCACGTCGCGATCTCGGCCGGCTCGGGCTTGTTGGCGGGTGGCAGGCATTTGACGGCGTTAAGGATCACCGCACCCTTGAGCCTCAGCCCGTCGGCTGGGTCGGCGCGATACTTGCCCTCTGCAAGTCCGAACTTCAGCAAGGTCGCGTAGAGAAGCTCGCCTGCGAAATCGCCGGTGAACGGGCGGCCGGTTCGGTTGGCGCCATGCTTACCGGGCGCAAGGCCGACGATTGCCAGCCAGGCGTTTGGATCACCAAACGCGGGAACGGGCGCGTTCCACCATTCGGGATATTCAGCGCGGCATTCTTCACGAAAGTCGACCAGCCTGGGGCAGAGTGGGCAATCGCGCGGCGCTTCCGCTGCAGGTACGGGCGAGAGGTCGGCGGGCTGAAGCACGTGTGCCCTGTGTCATTGCGAGCGCAACGGCGCAATCCAACGCACAAAGAACTGGATTGCGTCGGCGCTTGGCTCCTCGCAATGGCGAGGGTGTGTCACACCTTTACGCCATCGCTCTGGGTTCAAACCGCCCGCACGGCCGCTTCGGCGCGCCCGCCAGCGTGATCGAAGCGGCAATTGCACGGCTCGATCGTCAATTCGACCTGTTCGACGCGTCGGAGATCATGCTGAATCCGGCACGCGGACTGCGAGGCCGGGATTTCGCCAACGCCGTGGCATTGGTTGAAAGCGGTGCCGAGCCGTCGGCCATGCTGACGTGCTTGAAGGGCATTGAGCGGGAGTTTGGACGCCGGCCTGGCAAACGCTGGGGCGATCGCGTCCTCGATCTCGACATTCTCGCATGGAGCGGCGGCGCCTTCCACAGCAGCGGCCTTTCGATCCCTCACCGGCGTCTCGCCGAACGCCCTTTTGCGCTGGAGCCGCTCGCTTCGATCGCTCCCAATTGGCCGCTTGATGGCGCACTGACTGCCCGCCATCTCGCCCACCGCCTTGCCCGACGCCGCCCGCGCGGCTAACGGCGTCGTTGTGGCAAGGGCCCTTAGCTCAGTCGGTAGAGCAACTGACTTTTAATCAGTAGGTCGCTGGTTCGAATCCAGCAGGGCTCACCATTGCCAGTCCTTCGGTGACACTGGCCAACAGGTGAAAGCCGAGGCCAACGACGATGTCGAAGAGAAATCCGTACTATCAGGGCCCACCGTCGGATCACTTCGACGGTGTTCGTTTCTTCAATCCTGGCGAGCCCGCCACCGATCGTTCCCTGATGGATGTGCTACGCTGGCGCCGCACCTCGCGGCGCGCTCACTGGCCAGCCCGCGTGCCCGTAACGCCAACCATCCCGGACAAGAGGGTCGACGGCATCAGGGTGACCATGGTCGGGCATGCCACGCTCCTCATCCAGCAGTCAGGACTGAACATCCTGACCGATCCGGTCTGGTCCGACCGTGCAAGCCCCCTCTCGTTTGCCGGTCCTAAGCGCGTGACGGCACCCGGAATCGACCTGGATTCCCTTCCGCCGATCGACGCGATCCTGCTGTCGCACAATCATTACGATCACCTCGACATGGCAACGCTTGCCACATTGTGTCGCAAGCACGACCCGCTTGTCGTTACGCCGCTCGGCAACGACACGATTATCCGGCGGCACATTCCCGGCGCCAGGATCTCGGCGGGCGACTGGGGCGACGAATGTACGATCCTGTCGGGGGCTTCGGTCCATATCGTGCCGGCCCTGCATTGGTCGTCACGAACGATGCGCGACCGCCGAATGGCGTTGTGGGGCGGGTTCGTGATCCACGCGGGCGGCTCCCAGGTCTATTTTGCGGGTGACACGGGCTATGGCACCGGGAAGATCTTTCGGGACATTCGCGGCCGTTTCGGTCCAATCGATTGCGCCCTGATCCCCATCGGCGCGTATGAGCCGCGGTGGTTCATGTCGGCACAGCACGTCGATCCGGACGAGGCCATTCAGATAATGCGCGATCTCGACGCTGCTCAAGCGGGTGGCATTCACTGGGGGACCTTCGCCCTGACGGACGAGCCTTGGGCTGAGCCAGCCGAGCGATTGTCAGCCGGCCTGCGGCGAGAAGGCATCGATCCCCACCGATTCAGGCCACTCAAGCCTGGCGACGTCCTCGCCACGGAGTGATCATGCTCTTGGCTTCAATCGGGTACATTGTCCCGTCGTCGAACAGACCTTGTTTCGTGCGGTGAGACGCGCCAATCGGTTTAGGTGACTGAACTTTCCGACATTTCCGGCATCATCGATCAGCTCTGCGACGTCTACGATTCGTCCGTCGCCAATCTGAAGGACGCCGTCGCCGCGTTCGCTCGCGACGGCACCAAGCCTGATCCGCAGGACCGTGCCAACGGTCGCTTCGCCTATCCCGAGCTGCAGGTGCGCTACGATGCCTCCGCGCCGGCACCTTCGCCGGCGCGCGCCTTCGCTCGCCTCAACCAGCCGGGCTATTACACGGCGAGCATCGCCAGGCCTGAACTTTACCGCACCTATCTCCAGACCCAGCTCGAACATCTAGTCCGCGACTATCATGTCGAACTGTCGGTTGGTCGGTCTCCAAGCGAAATCCCCTACCCTTACGTGATCGATGCCGGGCAACTCGAGCTTGGCGGCATCGGCAGCACCGAGCTTTCCCGCTGGTTTCCGTCGAGCGAGCTGGTGCACATCGGCGACGAGATTGCGGACGGCGCGTGGGATCCGGCGGGGAGCGCGACGCGACCGCTGTCGCTGTTCGACGGTCCGCGGACCGACTTCAGCCTGGCTCGGCTGCGCCACTACAGCGGGACGCCCCCGGAGCACTTCCAGCATTATGTGCTGTTCACCAACTATGTTCGCTACGTCGACGAATTCGTCCGTTTTGCGATCAACGAACTGCGCGAACCGGACAGCCCCTATACGGCCCTTTCGGTACCCGGCGGCGTATATGAACCCGGTCAGCTGGCCAATGCCGAAGCGGAAATTGCCGCGGGGACTTGGCGGCGGCACCAGATGCCAGCCTACCACCTGATGGCCAAGGGCCGCGCCGGCATCACTCTTGTGAACATCGGAGTCGGCCCATCCAACGCCAAGACGATCTGCGATCATATCGCGGTACTCCGCCCGCAGGTTTGGCTGATGATCGGGCATTGCGGCGGGCTCCGTCCCAGCCAGCGGATCGGCGATTACGTTCTCGCTCACGCTTATTTGCGCGACGACCACGTCCTCGACGACGTTCTTCCGGTGGAAATCCCGGTGCCCCCGATCGCGGAGGTCCAGCAGGCCTTGTTCGATGCCGCGGTGAACGTCACCGGCGAGCCGGAGGACGAACTGAAGTCGAGGCTTCGAACCGGCACGGTGGTGACTACCGACGACCGCAATTGGGAGCTCCGCTACACATTGTCGGCGCTCCGCTTCAACCAGAGCAGGGCGGCGGCGATCGACATGGAGTCGGCGACCGTGGCAGCGCAGGGTTATCGCTTCCGCGTGCCCTACGGCACCCTGCTGTGCGTCTCGGACAAGCCGCTACACGGCGAGCTCAAATTGCCCGGCCAAGCCAACGCCTTCTACGAACGCGCGATCAACCAGCACCTGAGGATCGGCATCGAGGCGCTGACCCTCCTTCAGAAGGAAGGGGACGCCCTCCACAGTCGCAAGCTCCGCAGCTTCGACGAGCCGCCGCTGCGCTAACGCGGGGTCGCGTTGCGGATGCGGTTGGCGAGCGGTGGCGCGCGGCCGGGAGCGATCCAGGCGACGAACGCATCAAGGTCGACAATGCCCTTGTCGACGAGATCGCTTCCTTCGGTGAAGCCGGTGAGACCGTCGCCGCCGGACGCCACGTAATTGTTGACGACCACACGGTAGGTGCGTGCCGGGTTCACCGGCTCGCCGTTAAGTCGGATATCGAACACGCGCGCCATGTTCGGACGCTTGACGTCGATGGCGTAAGTGAACCCGTCGCTCGGCGCCAAGGCCGGGACGCGCTTGGAGGCGGCGAGGTTCTCGGCGCTATACTGCTGCTCGAGCACTTTCTTCAGCTGGGCACCGGTAAGGGTCATGACGACAAGGTTGTTCCCGAACGGCATCATCTGGAAGGCGTTGGCATAGGTGATGTCGCCGCCGGGCATCCCGATGCGGACGCCGGTCGCATTGACGAGGGCGAGCTGCGCGCCGCCATTCTCCGCCTGCCGTGTCGCCGCCAGCATGGAGTCGGCAATAAGGTCGGCGGCGGGACTTTCGGCGTCATTCTCGTCGCGCGGTGCCGGCGCGGTCAGCCGGCCGACCACATGTTCGGCGACAGGCTTGATCGCCTCAGCGTAGCGCTGGACGAGGGACTGAACCTCCGGCGCTTTCCCGGCTCCGCCATCGCCAACGATCACGTTCGAAGCGTCCTGCGACAGCAGCCGATGGGTGACGGGATCGAACCGCAGCCG encodes:
- the aguB gene encoding N-carbamoylputrescine amidase, with protein sequence MTRLKVAALQLAFGEETDANIRAVSELVREAHGKGAQVVLPPELFEGPYFCRVEDESLFATAKRTEEHPSVIAMRRLAEELNIWIPTSFFELDGPHHYNSLAMIEPGGGIAGVYRKSHIPDGPGYEEKFYFRPGNTGFKVWNGPERATLGVGVCWDQWYPETARAMMLMGAEILFYPTAIGSEPHDPDLDTSRLWRRAMVGHAVSNVVPVIAANRIGTECGQRFYGHSFICDERGDMLAEFGAEETGVLVAELDLAAARKHRAAFGFFRDRRPELYGRLVEDV
- a CDS encoding thioredoxin family protein, encoding MKKLTLSLVAASILSAAPGSASAPAPRIAVKTVDQLAPLPLPYNEAANGTRDVVQTRARAKKNGKLLLIDLGGNWCLDCRILAGVMERPEMRTFLRRHYEVVTVDVGRFDKNMAIPQHYGIKKLAGVPAVLIVDPRTDRLINAGRVTALADARTLSPQALADWLARWTR
- a CDS encoding uracil-DNA glycosylase, with the translated sequence MLQPADLSPVPAAEAPRDCPLCPRLVDFREECRAEYPEWWNAPVPAFGDPNAWLAIVGLAPGKHGANRTGRPFTGDFAGELLYATLLKFGLAEGKYRADPADGLRLKGAVILNAVKCLPPANKPEPAEIATCRRYFEASLMALPKVRVLLALGQIAHVAAARAVGVKPSAVKFRHGAEAQAADGRILLSSYHCSRYNQNTNRLNAEMFERVFARALELQP
- the folK gene encoding 2-amino-4-hydroxy-6-hydroxymethyldihydropteridine diphosphokinase yields the protein MAPRNGEGVSHLYAIALGSNRPHGRFGAPASVIEAAIARLDRQFDLFDASEIMLNPARGLRGRDFANAVALVESGAEPSAMLTCLKGIEREFGRRPGKRWGDRVLDLDILAWSGGAFHSSGLSIPHRRLAERPFALEPLASIAPNWPLDGALTARHLAHRLARRRPRG
- a CDS encoding MBL fold metallo-hydrolase; the encoded protein is MSKRNPYYQGPPSDHFDGVRFFNPGEPATDRSLMDVLRWRRTSRRAHWPARVPVTPTIPDKRVDGIRVTMVGHATLLIQQSGLNILTDPVWSDRASPLSFAGPKRVTAPGIDLDSLPPIDAILLSHNHYDHLDMATLATLCRKHDPLVVTPLGNDTIIRRHIPGARISAGDWGDECTILSGASVHIVPALHWSSRTMRDRRMALWGGFVIHAGGSQVYFAGDTGYGTGKIFRDIRGRFGPIDCALIPIGAYEPRWFMSAQHVDPDEAIQIMRDLDAAQAGGIHWGTFALTDEPWAEPAERLSAGLRREGIDPHRFRPLKPGDVLATE
- a CDS encoding AMP nucleosidase, with translation MTELSDISGIIDQLCDVYDSSVANLKDAVAAFARDGTKPDPQDRANGRFAYPELQVRYDASAPAPSPARAFARLNQPGYYTASIARPELYRTYLQTQLEHLVRDYHVELSVGRSPSEIPYPYVIDAGQLELGGIGSTELSRWFPSSELVHIGDEIADGAWDPAGSATRPLSLFDGPRTDFSLARLRHYSGTPPEHFQHYVLFTNYVRYVDEFVRFAINELREPDSPYTALSVPGGVYEPGQLANAEAEIAAGTWRRHQMPAYHLMAKGRAGITLVNIGVGPSNAKTICDHIAVLRPQVWLMIGHCGGLRPSQRIGDYVLAHAYLRDDHVLDDVLPVEIPVPPIAEVQQALFDAAVNVTGEPEDELKSRLRTGTVVTTDDRNWELRYTLSALRFNQSRAAAIDMESATVAAQGYRFRVPYGTLLCVSDKPLHGELKLPGQANAFYERAINQHLRIGIEALTLLQKEGDALHSRKLRSFDEPPLR